A DNA window from Branchiostoma lanceolatum isolate klBraLanc5 chromosome 17, klBraLanc5.hap2, whole genome shotgun sequence contains the following coding sequences:
- the LOC136422925 gene encoding TLC domain-containing protein 4-like, translating into MQFTESDVPYWCTVFVSAFGTWLIFRMVPLVLGRFIVSSRYNSLPLGEQRKVQKCTASLCAALVEGAISGYIFFFRSDIGPELVRYDCSLLRHNVGIFLGYTIADTLLLLLTPEFTGVNDLLLHHAASLFSGYAGLTYAIFPYYINLYLLMEISNPWLNLRVILDVMGYKRSNLYVLNSVVWTVAFFLSRIVTIPLFWYNVVVYASRTLFQQEAAIVLTGMVLMPIFNVMNVFWFVKILLGARAILKDRQQSMCVGKA; encoded by the exons ATGCAGTTTACAGAATCTGACGTACCCTATTGGTGCACAGTGTTTGTATCGGCGTTTGGGACATGGCTGATTTTCAGGATGGTCCCGCTGGTTTTGGGGAGATTCATTGTTTCCTCACGGTACAACAGTCTACCTCTCGGCGAGCAGAGAAAGGTGCAGAAATG CACGGCGTCGTTATGTGCAGCCCTGGTGGAAGGGGCCATCTCAGGATACATATTCTTCTTCCGCTCAGACATCGGGCCGGAACTTGTACG ATATGACTGTTCTTTACTTCGCCATAACGTTGGCATCTTTCTAGGTTATACCATAGCAG ACACTCTCCTGCTTTTGCTAACGCCAGAGTTCaccggggtcaatgacctcttGTTACACCATGCTGCCAGTCTGTTTAGCGGCTATGCGGGACTG ACGTACGCAATTTTCCCGTACTACATCAACCTTTACCTTCTGATGGAGATTTCCAACCCGTGGTTGAACCTTAG AGTTATACTTGACGTTATGGGCTACAAGAGATCGAATCTTTACGTCTTAAACAGCGTCGTATGGACTGTTGCGTTCTTCCTATCCCGGATAGTCACCATTCCCCTGTTCTGGTACAACGTGGTGGTGTACGCTTCAAGAACGCTCTTCCAACAAGAGGCTGCAATCGTTTTGACTGGCATGGTTCTTATGCCCATATTTAACGTAATGAACGTCTTTTGGTTTGTCAAGATATTATTAGGGGCTAGAGCAATTCTAAAGGATCGTCAGCAGTCAATGTGTGTAGGTAAAGCGTGA